A genomic stretch from Brucella sp. BE17 includes:
- a CDS encoding ABC transporter ATP-binding protein, protein MNEQPVLRLAGVTKSFGPVEVIKGLNLDIRAGERHAVIGPNGAGKSTLFNLISGMFEPSSGEIALNGNSIAGLPPHRINRAGLARSFQITNIFHRLSVFENLRIGVLARHGVRYGLFRPVSGMRRVNEETAEILALVGLETHGHDLAGDLTYSEQRALEIGMTLTTGADVILLDEPTAGMSREETEIAIDLIRTVTEGKTLLMVEHDMGVVFRLCNRVSVLVYGNIIATDTPQGISMNRAVQEAYLGEEAL, encoded by the coding sequence ATGAACGAGCAGCCAGTGCTGCGCCTTGCAGGCGTCACCAAGTCCTTCGGCCCCGTCGAGGTGATCAAGGGACTGAACCTCGACATCAGAGCAGGGGAGCGTCATGCGGTGATTGGGCCCAACGGCGCCGGAAAATCGACGCTTTTCAATCTCATCTCGGGCATGTTCGAGCCATCCTCCGGCGAGATCGCTCTCAACGGAAATAGCATTGCCGGCTTGCCGCCGCATCGGATCAACCGAGCAGGACTAGCGCGCTCCTTCCAGATCACCAACATTTTCCACCGGCTCAGCGTCTTCGAAAATCTGCGCATTGGCGTGCTTGCCCGCCACGGCGTTCGTTACGGCCTGTTTCGGCCGGTGTCCGGCATGCGCCGGGTGAACGAAGAGACCGCAGAGATTCTCGCACTTGTGGGACTGGAAACGCACGGCCATGATCTTGCTGGCGACCTAACCTATTCCGAACAGCGCGCACTGGAAATAGGCATGACGCTGACTACGGGCGCAGATGTGATCCTGCTCGATGAGCCGACCGCCGGAATGTCCCGCGAGGAGACCGAGATCGCAATTGATCTCATCCGCACGGTTACGGAAGGCAAGACATTGCTGATGGTCGAGCATGACATGGGCGTCGTCTTTCGGCTTTGTAACCGGGTGTCGGTGCTCGTCTACGGAAACATCATCGCAACAGATACACCGCAGGGTATCAGCATGAACCGTGCGGTACAGGAAGCCTATCTGGGCGAGGAGGCGCTGTGA
- a CDS encoding branched-chain amino acid ABC transporter permease — translation MVSMRKILLLSALLLVLIAVPPLLGIGWQNALVNVLIASLFALAFNLLMGQAGLLSFGHAAYFGVGAFAALHLMRAIEGGLMFPTPLVPLAGGAVGLLIGLIAGYFATMRSGVYFALVTLAIAELFHSLAPQLQGLFGGESGVSSMRMPWGGIVFGATIEVYYLTLAWVLICGLGLWAYTRTPFGRLTLALRDNEQRVRFLGYSAHTAKVIIFAISAMLAAVAGSLQAISNETANYSLFASSVSAQVVLQTFVGGSTVFFGPVVGAAAFTLFSFLVSDVTRSWVFYQGLIFVLVMLYMPTGIGGVIQHHIRNRQRLDWRRLLGRYLLALSGGLLITAGVVYVTETVSVLFGEEYAALRRNVTNGLPHYSLFGVIWDPSGIVTWLLPLVLFLAGGLLLDRARRDIGELWDSKDKSAEMRTREIPKGGAR, via the coding sequence ATGGTATCCATGCGCAAAATCCTTCTTCTCTCCGCCTTGCTTCTGGTTTTGATCGCCGTTCCGCCCCTCCTGGGGATTGGTTGGCAGAATGCATTGGTCAACGTGCTGATCGCGAGCCTCTTTGCGCTTGCTTTCAACCTGCTCATGGGCCAGGCCGGCCTTCTTTCGTTCGGACACGCGGCTTATTTCGGCGTCGGAGCGTTCGCAGCGCTTCACCTGATGCGGGCGATTGAGGGCGGGCTGATGTTCCCGACACCACTCGTACCACTTGCAGGGGGCGCAGTCGGACTTCTGATCGGGCTTATTGCGGGTTATTTTGCCACCATGCGGTCTGGCGTCTATTTTGCTCTTGTAACACTTGCGATTGCCGAGCTCTTTCATTCGTTGGCGCCGCAACTTCAGGGCCTGTTCGGCGGCGAATCCGGTGTGTCGTCAATGCGTATGCCGTGGGGTGGCATTGTCTTTGGCGCGACGATTGAGGTCTACTACCTGACGCTTGCCTGGGTGCTTATCTGCGGGCTGGGTCTCTGGGCCTATACGCGCACGCCGTTTGGTCGTCTGACGCTGGCGCTGCGCGATAACGAACAGCGGGTGCGGTTTCTCGGTTATAGCGCCCACACGGCCAAGGTGATCATCTTCGCCATCTCTGCAATGCTCGCGGCGGTGGCGGGATCGCTGCAGGCAATCTCGAACGAAACGGCAAATTACTCTTTGTTCGCCAGCAGCGTTTCGGCGCAGGTCGTTCTGCAAACCTTCGTCGGCGGCTCGACTGTTTTCTTCGGCCCCGTCGTTGGGGCTGCGGCCTTTACGCTCTTCTCCTTCCTGGTCTCGGACGTCACGCGCTCATGGGTGTTTTATCAGGGTCTCATCTTCGTTCTGGTGATGCTCTATATGCCGACCGGCATCGGTGGCGTCATCCAGCATCATATCCGAAATCGCCAGCGGCTCGACTGGCGGCGGTTGCTCGGCCGCTATCTGTTGGCCTTGTCAGGCGGACTGCTGATTACGGCAGGCGTGGTCTATGTGACGGAAACTGTCTCGGTGCTCTTCGGGGAAGAATATGCAGCTTTGCGGCGCAACGTCACGAATGGACTACCGCACTATAGCCTGTTCGGTGTCATCTGGGATCCGTCCGGCATCGTCACATGGCTGCTTCCCTTAGTCCTTTTCCTTGCGGGCGGACTGCTTCTTGACCGCGCACGACGCGATATCGGTGAACTCTGGGACAGCAAGGATAAGAGTGCAGAGATGCGAACCCGGGAAATCCCAAAAGGAGGTGCGCGATGA